One Thioclava electrotropha DNA segment encodes these proteins:
- a CDS encoding flavodoxin domain-containing protein, which translates to MKTLVAYASSEGQTRKIARHVADRISELGHSAELISTKEAEGMDLDRFDRIILAASIHVGHYQGRFADFVAEQRDIIRNRPSLFLSVSLAAAGHDAEDWRALDKILKDFEAATGWTPDLTEQIAGAYLPSKYDVFRRFVMRRIVAKKDPDADLDADIEYTDWEALDALIDGWISDGA; encoded by the coding sequence ATGAAAACACTCGTCGCCTATGCCTCCAGCGAGGGGCAAACCCGCAAGATCGCGCGGCACGTCGCCGACCGGATCTCCGAATTGGGCCATTCCGCCGAATTGATTTCCACTAAGGAAGCCGAGGGGATGGACCTCGACCGGTTCGACCGGATCATCCTCGCGGCCTCTATCCATGTCGGACATTATCAGGGCCGCTTCGCCGATTTCGTCGCAGAGCAACGCGACATCATCCGGAACCGCCCGAGCCTCTTCCTCTCCGTGTCCCTGGCCGCCGCCGGTCACGACGCGGAGGACTGGCGCGCCCTCGACAAGATCCTCAAGGATTTCGAGGCCGCTACCGGCTGGACGCCGGATCTGACGGAACAGATCGCGGGCGCTTACCTGCCGTCGAAATACGATGTCTTCCGGCGGTTCGTGATGCGCCGGATCGTGGCGAAGAAGGACCCCGATGCCGATCTCGACGCCGATATCGAATATACCGACTGGGAGGCGCTCGATGCGCTGATCGACGGCTGGATCTCCGACGGCGCCTGA